In Rutidosis leptorrhynchoides isolate AG116_Rl617_1_P2 chromosome 2, CSIRO_AGI_Rlap_v1, whole genome shotgun sequence, one genomic interval encodes:
- the LOC139894049 gene encoding uncharacterized protein isoform X1, with protein MAGTEENKFQENEDSFQWDEQSQLYYHASSGFYHDSCAGWYYSSKDGHYYKFENGNYVLWETDQAEESNANEGLVSVYDECFKHAPCDKDANDVNFEDGEIEGCVAGDVTPIEPIVDTECPTEALCENMPPPSEWLEDTLIELYLSGYSNQTTDGASGARALNDDLSLNISTDVVDNDNADELEEGEWVPDESHEAVDGCGVASDEDAFAEEEMWRAQYGQTVHLDKVCVPDYPVVDLWDWAMINETKRRKRKICRLVGRLVKRTTKLHPSMPASGRVLKTAPICEVYLDLVRVRSGKVYKLRSPKIAYLASVLSYDSSNPTKDWGFPKLSIEKATGFHIESKRKGAHVEEIESLNELSKSAEEHSSSEKNKGNIYRDRAAERRTLHGGFGVGPGQKKSTDGVDSASSLSPVSASNTEEAAAEALEMSFGVGSYARRLLKNMGWKEGEALGSSMKGLTEPLQAVGNKGSSGLGWNHDTRWNRI; from the exons ATGGCGGGAACCGAGGAAAACAAATTTCAAGAAAACGAAGATTCATTTCAATGGGATGAACAATCACAGCTGTATTACCATGCTAG TAGTGGATTTTATCATGACTCGTGTGCGGGTTGGTATTATAGCAGTAAAGATGGTCATTATTATAAATTTGAAAATGGGAATTACGTGCTATGGGAAACGGACCAA GCTGAGGAATCGAATGCTAATGAGGGCTTGGTTTCTGTTTATGATGAGTGTTTCAAGCATGCACCTTGTGATAAGGATGCCAATGATGTTAACTTTGAAGATGGTGAAATCGAAGGCTGTGTAGCAGGGGATGTTACTCCTATTGAACCGATAG TTGATACAGAATGCCCAACTGAAGCCCTGTGTGAAAATATGCCTCCGCCTTCTGAATG GCTAGAGGACACCCTTATTGAGCTTTATCTGTCGGGTTATTCCAACCAAACAACAGATGGTGCTTCCGGTGCAAGGGCACTTAACGATGACCTTAGTTTAAATATTTCTACCGATG TGGTAGACAATGATAATGCTGATGAACTGGAAGAGGGAGAATGGGTCCCAGATGAGTCTCATGAAGCCGTTGATGGATGTGGCGTTGCTTCTGATGAAG ATGCTTTTGCGGAAGAAGAAATGTGGCGTGCACAATACGGACAAACTGTTCATTTAGATAAAGTGTGTGTACCCGATTACCCGGTTGTGGACTTGTGGGATTGGGCCATGATAAATGAAaccaaaagaagaaaaagaaaaatatgcaGATTAGTAGGAAGATTAGTGAAACGTACTACTAAACTCCACCCCTCGATGCCTGCAAGTGGTCGTGTACTCAAAACCGCTCCAATTTGTGAAGTGTATCTTGATCTTGTACGAGTTAGATCGGGCAAGGTGTATAAGTTGAGGAGTCCAAAAATTGCGTATTTAGCTTCGGTATTGTCTTATGATTCTTCAAATCCGACAAAAGATTGGGGGTTCCCGAAACTTTCAATCGAGAAAGCAACCGGCTTTCATATTGAATCTAAAAGAAAAGGAGCCCATGTTGAAGAAATTGAATCATTAAACGAACTCTCGAAATCAGCAGAGGAACACTCTTCAAGTGAGAAG AATAAGGGCAATATCTATAGAGACAGAGCGGCTGAGAGAAGGACGTTGCATGGTGGTTTTGGTGTTGGTCCTGGTCAAAAGAAGTCAACAGATGGTGTTGACTCTGCATCATCTTTATCTCCAGTTTCTGCTAGTAATACAGAAGAAGCTGCAGCTGAAGCTTTGGAAATGTCGTTTGGAGTTGGTAGTTATGCTAGAAGATTGCTGAAAAACATGGGCTGGAAGGAG GGAGAGGCACTCGGAAGCAGCATGAAGGGCTTAACGGAACCGTTACAGGCAGTTGGAAACAAAGGAAGTTCGGGTTTGGGATGGAATCACGATACCAGATGGAACCGTATATGA
- the LOC139894049 gene encoding uncharacterized protein isoform X2, whose product MAGTEENKFQENEDSFQWDEQSQLYYHASSGFYHDSCAGWYYSSKDGHYYKFENGNYVLWETDQHAPCDKDANDVNFEDGEIEGCVAGDVTPIEPIVDTECPTEALCENMPPPSEWLEDTLIELYLSGYSNQTTDGASGARALNDDLSLNISTDVVDNDNADELEEGEWVPDESHEAVDGCGVASDEDAFAEEEMWRAQYGQTVHLDKVCVPDYPVVDLWDWAMINETKRRKRKICRLVGRLVKRTTKLHPSMPASGRVLKTAPICEVYLDLVRVRSGKVYKLRSPKIAYLASVLSYDSSNPTKDWGFPKLSIEKATGFHIESKRKGAHVEEIESLNELSKSAEEHSSSEKNKGNIYRDRAAERRTLHGGFGVGPGQKKSTDGVDSASSLSPVSASNTEEAAAEALEMSFGVGSYARRLLKNMGWKEGEALGSSMKGLTEPLQAVGNKGSSGLGWNHDTRWNRI is encoded by the exons ATGGCGGGAACCGAGGAAAACAAATTTCAAGAAAACGAAGATTCATTTCAATGGGATGAACAATCACAGCTGTATTACCATGCTAG TAGTGGATTTTATCATGACTCGTGTGCGGGTTGGTATTATAGCAGTAAAGATGGTCATTATTATAAATTTGAAAATGGGAATTACGTGCTATGGGAAACGGACCAA CATGCACCTTGTGATAAGGATGCCAATGATGTTAACTTTGAAGATGGTGAAATCGAAGGCTGTGTAGCAGGGGATGTTACTCCTATTGAACCGATAG TTGATACAGAATGCCCAACTGAAGCCCTGTGTGAAAATATGCCTCCGCCTTCTGAATG GCTAGAGGACACCCTTATTGAGCTTTATCTGTCGGGTTATTCCAACCAAACAACAGATGGTGCTTCCGGTGCAAGGGCACTTAACGATGACCTTAGTTTAAATATTTCTACCGATG TGGTAGACAATGATAATGCTGATGAACTGGAAGAGGGAGAATGGGTCCCAGATGAGTCTCATGAAGCCGTTGATGGATGTGGCGTTGCTTCTGATGAAG ATGCTTTTGCGGAAGAAGAAATGTGGCGTGCACAATACGGACAAACTGTTCATTTAGATAAAGTGTGTGTACCCGATTACCCGGTTGTGGACTTGTGGGATTGGGCCATGATAAATGAAaccaaaagaagaaaaagaaaaatatgcaGATTAGTAGGAAGATTAGTGAAACGTACTACTAAACTCCACCCCTCGATGCCTGCAAGTGGTCGTGTACTCAAAACCGCTCCAATTTGTGAAGTGTATCTTGATCTTGTACGAGTTAGATCGGGCAAGGTGTATAAGTTGAGGAGTCCAAAAATTGCGTATTTAGCTTCGGTATTGTCTTATGATTCTTCAAATCCGACAAAAGATTGGGGGTTCCCGAAACTTTCAATCGAGAAAGCAACCGGCTTTCATATTGAATCTAAAAGAAAAGGAGCCCATGTTGAAGAAATTGAATCATTAAACGAACTCTCGAAATCAGCAGAGGAACACTCTTCAAGTGAGAAG AATAAGGGCAATATCTATAGAGACAGAGCGGCTGAGAGAAGGACGTTGCATGGTGGTTTTGGTGTTGGTCCTGGTCAAAAGAAGTCAACAGATGGTGTTGACTCTGCATCATCTTTATCTCCAGTTTCTGCTAGTAATACAGAAGAAGCTGCAGCTGAAGCTTTGGAAATGTCGTTTGGAGTTGGTAGTTATGCTAGAAGATTGCTGAAAAACATGGGCTGGAAGGAG GGAGAGGCACTCGGAAGCAGCATGAAGGGCTTAACGGAACCGTTACAGGCAGTTGGAAACAAAGGAAGTTCGGGTTTGGGATGGAATCACGATACCAGATGGAACCGTATATGA